The following proteins come from a genomic window of Rutidosis leptorrhynchoides isolate AG116_Rl617_1_P2 chromosome 10, CSIRO_AGI_Rlap_v1, whole genome shotgun sequence:
- the LOC139871434 gene encoding uncharacterized mitochondrial protein AtMg01250-like: protein MMFKVDFEKAFDSLSWEFLDDMMGFMGFGVKWRGWIASCLKAASISILVNGSPTKEFKLGRGVRQGDPLSPFLFIIAAEGLNWLTKSTISNNLYSGVKIGKNNVPISHLQYADDTLCFG from the coding sequence ATGATGTTCAAAGTTGATTTCGAAAAAGCATTTGATAGTCTTAGTTGGGAATTTTTGGATGATATGATGGGGTTTATGGGCTTTGGTGTTAAATGGAGGGGTTGGATTGCATCATGCTTAAAGGCGGCTTCCATATCAATTCTTGTCAATGGCTCACCAACAAAGGAATTCAAACTCGGGAGGGGTGTTAGACAAGGCGACCCTCTTTCGCCTTTTCTATTTATCATCGCGGCGGAGGGTCTTAATTGGTTAACCAAATCGACGATTTCTAATAATCTCTATAGCGGGGTCAAAATTGGTAAAAATAATGTTCCGATTTCCCATCTTCAATACGCGGATGATACGTTATGTTTTGGATAG
- the LOC139871433 gene encoding uncharacterized protein: MANAGEANSRSINGEAILSLNVWGFAVKGKFGWVRSICLKERPSIAVFQETRSKLISESWVQSLWGDSNLGFLQKDAVGKSGGLLVIWDKSVFEVDSSTCCDFFLGIRGKWKSNGEDSTIVNVYGPHNDHCKILMWDLLDKLIGSINTKWLLCGDFNEVRYCSDHLNSQFHHSRVDRFSDFISRNCLIEVPISGRKFTRISDDGVKCSKLDRFLVSDDFMGLWTDLSIVALDRNLFDHCPLILRDRVFDYGPTPFKVFDEWFNYDDVGDIIRDAWAQPNRRKRKDCAFRDRLKNVKMALKDWSLTRFGTLDKEIYDLRKEAMEWEIKAEVNALDDSDQATWLDCRRRWVEKEKVKANMLKQKAKIKWTLDGDENSKFFARL; this comes from the exons ATGGCAAATGCCGGTGAGGCAAATTCTCGTTCAATCAATGGTGAGGCT ATTCTTTCATTAAATGTTTGGGGTTTTGCGGTGAAGGGGAAATTTGGGTGGGTTCGAAGTATTTGTTTGAAAGAAAGGCCAAGTATTGCGGTCTTTCAAGAAACCAGAAGTAAGTTGATTTCTGAATCTTGGGTACAATCATTATGGGGGGATTCAAACTTGGGATTTCTTCAAAAAGATGCGGTTGGAAAATCGGGGGGTCTATTGGTCATTTGGGATAAATCCGTTTTTGAAGTTGATAGCTCCACATGTTGTGATTTCTTCTTGGGAATTAGGGGTAAATGGAAATCTAATGGGGAGGATTCCACTATTGTAAACGTGTATGGTCCCCATAATGACCATTGTAAAATTCTTATGTGGGATTTATTGGACAAGCTAATTGGTAGTATCAACACCAAATGGTTATTATGTGGGGATTTCAATGAGGTTAGGTATTGCTCGGACCATTTGAATTCCCAATTTCATCATAGTAGGGTCGATAGGTTCAGCGATTTTATCTCAAGGAATTGTTTAATTGAGGTTCCTATTAGTGGGAGGAAGTTTACAAGGATTAGTGATGATGGTGTTAAATGTAGTAAGCTTGATAGATTCTTGGTCTCGGATGATTTTATGGGTCTTTGGACGGATCTTTCGATTGTTGCACTTGATCGTAACCTTTTCGATCATTGTCCTTTGATTCTTAGAGATAGAGTGTTTGATTATGGTCCGACACCGTTTAAAGTGTTTGATGAGTGGTTCAATTATGATGATGTGGGTGATATAATTAGAGATGCTTGGGCTCAACCAAATCGGCGGAAAAGGAAAGATTGTGCTTTTAGGGATAGATTGAAGAATGTTAAGATGGCGTTAAAAGATTGGAGTCTTACTAGATTCGGTACTCTTGATAAAGAAATATATGATTTAAGGAAAGAAGCGATGGAATGGGAAATAAAAGCGGAAGTTAATGCTCTTGATGATTCGGATCAGGCTACTTGGTTGGATTGTAGACGTCGGTGGGTGGAAAAAGAAAAGGTGAAAGCTAATATGTTGAAACAAAAGGCGAAAATTAAATGGACTCTTGATGGGGATGAAAATTCGAAATTCTTCGCTCGACTCTAA